In one window of Chryseobacterium phocaeense DNA:
- a CDS encoding cell division protein ZapA — translation MEVRRITINIAGRVYPLNVPAAEEETLRKVGKQIENMIKDFEQNFDVRDKQDALAMCALKLGTNAEVVSLNYEKNINSTNERLVKINQSLNEIGK, via the coding sequence ATGGAGGTAAGAAGAATAACCATAAACATTGCAGGAAGGGTATATCCGCTGAACGTACCGGCCGCCGAGGAAGAAACTCTGCGCAAGGTAGGAAAGCAGATCGAAAATATGATTAAAGATTTTGAACAGAACTTCGATGTACGAGATAAACAGGATGCTTTGGCGATGTGTGCCCTGAAATTGGGAACCAACGCGGAAGTAGTGTCTCTGAACTACGAAAAAAATATAAATTCTACCAACGAAAGATTAGTGAAAATCAATCAGTCGTTGAATGAAATTGGGAAATAG
- the rny gene encoding ribonuclease Y: MTTAIIIGVICLVAGAVIGVLFSRSSLNTKAKFIVDDAKKNAENLIEKANVQAESIKKEKNLQAKEKFLELKSQHDADIQSREKKMQESEKRMQEVEKRIKDKEHKLNDELSKTGKLEKDLDRQIGDYAKKNEILDRKQQELDVATAKKVEILEKIANYTAEEAKAELVETMKAEAKTRAQAHVQEIMEEAQLNAKNEARKIVIQTIQRIGTEQAIENSVSVFNIESDEVKGRIIGREGRNIRALEAVTGVEIIVDDTPEAILLSCFDPVRREIARLSLHRLVTDGRIHPARIEEVVEKTRKQIEEEIIEVGKRTIIDLGIHGLHPELIKIVGRMKYRSSYGQNLLQHSREVANIAATMAAELGLNVKLAKRAGLLHDIGKVPEQESELPHALLGMQWAEKYGENAEVVNAIGAHHDEIEMKSLLSPIIQVADAISGARPGARRQVLESYIQRLKDLESAALSFDGVSSAYAIQAGRELRVMVESGKVNDEVANQLSYDISEKIQNELTYPGQVKVTVIRETRAVNIAR, encoded by the coding sequence ATGACAACAGCCATTATAATCGGCGTTATTTGCCTGGTGGCAGGTGCAGTGATAGGGGTTCTTTTCTCCAGAAGCTCACTCAATACCAAAGCAAAATTTATTGTAGATGATGCAAAGAAGAATGCCGAAAACCTTATAGAAAAAGCAAATGTTCAAGCTGAATCCATAAAAAAAGAAAAGAATCTGCAGGCCAAAGAAAAATTTCTGGAGCTTAAATCCCAGCATGACGCCGATATCCAGTCGCGTGAGAAAAAAATGCAGGAAAGCGAGAAAAGAATGCAGGAAGTGGAGAAAAGAATCAAAGACAAGGAACACAAGCTTAATGACGAGCTGAGTAAGACCGGAAAACTTGAAAAGGATCTTGACAGACAGATTGGAGATTATGCCAAGAAAAATGAGATCTTAGACAGAAAACAGCAGGAACTGGACGTAGCTACCGCTAAAAAAGTGGAGATCCTTGAAAAAATCGCCAATTACACCGCTGAAGAAGCCAAAGCCGAATTGGTGGAAACCATGAAAGCAGAAGCCAAGACCAGAGCTCAGGCCCACGTTCAGGAGATTATGGAAGAAGCACAGCTGAATGCCAAGAATGAAGCCAGGAAGATTGTGATCCAGACCATTCAGAGAATCGGGACGGAACAGGCGATTGAAAACTCAGTATCGGTTTTCAATATTGAATCTGACGAAGTAAAAGGTAGAATCATTGGTAGGGAAGGTAGAAATATCCGTGCTCTGGAAGCCGTAACGGGAGTAGAAATTATCGTTGACGATACTCCGGAAGCCATCCTTCTTTCATGCTTTGATCCGGTAAGAAGAGAAATCGCAAGATTATCCCTTCACAGACTGGTAACAGACGGAAGAATCCACCCGGCAAGAATCGAGGAAGTAGTAGAAAAAACAAGAAAACAGATCGAAGAGGAAATCATTGAAGTAGGAAAAAGAACGATCATTGATCTGGGAATCCACGGACTTCACCCTGAGCTGATCAAGATTGTAGGTAGAATGAAATACCGTTCTTCTTACGGACAGAACTTATTACAGCACTCCAGAGAAGTAGCAAACATTGCCGCTACCATGGCTGCAGAATTAGGACTGAATGTAAAACTGGCCAAAAGAGCAGGACTTTTACACGATATCGGGAAAGTACCGGAGCAGGAATCTGAACTTCCTCACGCTTTACTCGGAATGCAATGGGCTGAAAAATATGGTGAAAATGCAGAAGTGGTTAACGCCATCGGTGCTCACCACGACGAAATTGAAATGAAGTCATTACTATCACCAATCATCCAGGTAGCGGATGCCATCTCAGGAGCAAGGCCGGGAGCAAGAAGACAGGTACTGGAATCTTATATCCAAAGGCTGAAAGATCTGGAATCTGCAGCATTAAGCTTCGACGGTGTATCCAGTGCTTATGCCATCCAGGCAGGTAGAGAACTGAGAGTAATGGTAGAGAGCGGAAAAGTAAATGATGAAGTAGCCAACCAGCTGTCTTACGACATCTCTGAGAAGATCCAGAACGAACTGACGTATCCCGGACAGGTAAAAGTAACGGTGATCAGGGAAACCAGAGCCGTGAATATTGCAAGATAA